A window of the Serratia sarumanii genome harbors these coding sequences:
- a CDS encoding alpha/beta hydrolase: MPEQTVSFIKGRHGDIAVHDWGNDQPRYLALLVHGYGEHLGRYQYVARTLQAQGARVFGPDHLGHGLSQGERVLIEDYDAVVDDVQHVVSHFRQQYPTLPLVVIGHSMGGMIATRYVQRYGEEVRALVLSGPLLGDRTAISDLAELPTIPDAPLDTATLARDPAVGAAYQEDPLVWHGPFKRPTLRAMQRILAAINAGPGFGALPTLWIHGDDDRLVLMSETQTELDRLRGDNFEQMINAGGRHESFNETNKDRILKRVTDFIARALG, from the coding sequence ATGCCCGAACAAACCGTCAGCTTTATCAAAGGCCGTCACGGCGACATCGCCGTGCATGATTGGGGAAATGACCAGCCGCGCTATCTGGCGCTGCTGGTGCACGGCTACGGCGAGCATCTCGGCCGTTACCAATACGTGGCGCGCACGCTACAGGCGCAGGGCGCGCGGGTGTTTGGCCCCGACCATCTCGGCCACGGCCTGTCGCAGGGCGAACGCGTGCTGATCGAGGATTATGACGCCGTGGTCGACGACGTGCAGCACGTGGTCAGCCATTTCCGGCAGCAATACCCCACCTTGCCGCTGGTGGTGATCGGCCACTCGATGGGCGGTATGATCGCTACCCGCTACGTGCAGCGCTATGGCGAGGAGGTGCGCGCGCTGGTGCTTTCCGGCCCGCTGCTTGGCGACAGAACGGCGATCTCCGATCTGGCCGAACTGCCGACGATCCCCGACGCGCCGCTGGATACCGCTACCCTGGCGCGCGATCCGGCGGTTGGCGCGGCGTATCAGGAAGATCCGCTGGTGTGGCACGGGCCGTTCAAGCGCCCCACCCTGCGCGCCATGCAGCGGATCCTCGCCGCCATCAACGCCGGGCCGGGCTTCGGCGCGCTGCCCACGCTGTGGATCCACGGCGACGACGATCGGCTGGTGCTGATGAGCGAAACGCAAACCGAGCTCGATCGTCTGCGCGGCGACAATTTCGAACAGATGATCAATGCGGGCGGGCGGCACGAGAGCTTTAACGAAACCAATAAGGATCGGATCCTCAAGCGGGTGACCGATTTTATTGCGCGGGCGCTGGGCTAA
- a CDS encoding MFS transporter, with translation MSSDSVSAPAASAALPCPPRLLTAIIVFAAIAPGILMTAPAVAAQLAAQWQLGPAQIGHLFSTELGAMSLATLPAWWWIGRINWRRVATLSALVFIAGNLASALAQDFTLLLPLRFIASLAGGTLMILCITCAAGTANPSRVYAFWVLGQLVLGAVGLLVLPPLFAHFGLMAVYLILAAIMLCCLPLIPAFPNSFTAARAARSGPAASLARKLCAVLAVLTFYISLSAVWTFIGGIAAGAGLSPAHSGQVLAVATLLGIVGAGAAALIGARFGGGRLIVLGYALLLASVALLTGQPLLLRFALAALLFKFTWTFVLPFILARVAGLDNDGKLMNGINLVIGGGMAIGPTLAGSLIESFGGFNALLFGALGCALLSLLLISLASPRAPRRITGGER, from the coding sequence CGCCGCCATCGCGCCGGGCATTCTGATGACCGCCCCCGCCGTGGCCGCCCAGCTCGCCGCGCAGTGGCAGCTCGGCCCGGCGCAGATCGGCCACCTGTTCTCCACCGAACTCGGCGCCATGAGCCTGGCCACGCTGCCGGCGTGGTGGTGGATCGGGCGCATCAACTGGCGGCGGGTCGCTACGCTGTCGGCGCTGGTGTTTATCGCCGGCAACCTGGCTTCGGCGCTGGCGCAGGATTTTACCCTGCTGCTGCCGCTGCGCTTTATCGCCTCGCTGGCGGGCGGCACCCTGATGATCCTGTGCATCACCTGCGCCGCCGGCACCGCCAATCCCAGCCGGGTCTATGCCTTCTGGGTGCTCGGCCAGCTGGTGCTGGGCGCGGTCGGGCTGCTGGTGCTGCCGCCGCTGTTCGCGCACTTCGGCCTGATGGCGGTCTACCTGATTCTGGCGGCCATCATGCTGTGCTGCCTGCCGCTCATCCCGGCATTCCCCAACAGTTTCACCGCCGCCCGCGCCGCCCGCAGCGGCCCCGCCGCCTCGCTGGCGCGCAAGCTGTGTGCCGTGCTGGCGGTGCTGACCTTTTACATCAGCCTGAGCGCGGTCTGGACCTTTATCGGCGGCATCGCCGCCGGCGCCGGGCTGTCGCCGGCCCACAGCGGCCAGGTGCTGGCCGTCGCCACCTTACTCGGCATCGTCGGCGCGGGGGCAGCAGCGCTGATCGGCGCGCGCTTCGGCGGCGGACGCCTGATCGTGCTGGGGTACGCCCTGCTGCTGGCCAGCGTGGCGCTGCTGACGGGCCAGCCCCTGCTGCTGCGCTTCGCCCTGGCCGCTCTACTGTTCAAATTCACCTGGACCTTCGTGCTGCCGTTCATTCTGGCGCGGGTCGCCGGGTTGGATAACGACGGCAAGCTGATGAACGGCATCAACCTGGTGATCGGCGGCGGCATGGCCATCGGCCCGACGCTGGCCGGCTCTCTGATCGAATCTTTCGGCGGTTTCAACGCTTTGCTGTTCGGCGCGCTGGGCTGCGCGCTGCTGTCGCTGCTGTTGATTTCGCTGGCTTCACCGCGCGCACCGCGCCGTATAACAGGAGGAGAAAGGTGA
- a CDS encoding aspartate aminotransferase family protein translates to MAAENHPLNSLDAEGLEAHWMPFTGNRNFKAQPRIITQAAGTYYTSHDGRKIFDGLSGLWCCGLGHGRQEITDAAQRQLATLDYSPAFQFGHPLSFELANKIKALTPAGLDYVFFTGSGSEAADTSLKMARAYWRAKGQAGKTCFIGREKGYHGVNFGGISVGGIAGNRKTFGAGAEADHLPHTLLAGNAFSRGMPQQGAELAEELNRIIALRDASTIAAVIVEPFSGSAGVIVPPVGYLQRLREICTQHDILLIFDEVITAFGRCGAMTGAEAFGVTPDIMNIAKQVTNGAQPMGAVVVRPEIYQTFMNGGEPDYQLEFPHGYTYSAHPVSCAVALATLDILQREQMVERVQALAPYFERAVHSLQGAKHVADIRNIGLAAGITLAARPGEPARRPFEAAMRCWESGFYVRYGGDTLQLAPPFISSEAQIDALINAVGDALNATE, encoded by the coding sequence ATGGCCGCTGAAAATCACCCGCTAAATAGTCTCGATGCCGAAGGGTTAGAGGCCCATTGGATGCCTTTTACCGGCAACCGTAATTTTAAAGCGCAGCCGCGCATCATTACTCAAGCCGCGGGGACGTATTACACCAGCCATGACGGCAGAAAGATTTTCGACGGCCTGTCCGGATTATGGTGTTGCGGATTGGGGCACGGCCGGCAGGAAATCACCGACGCCGCCCAGCGCCAGCTGGCGACGCTGGATTACTCGCCGGCGTTTCAGTTCGGCCACCCGCTGTCGTTCGAACTGGCCAACAAGATCAAGGCACTGACGCCGGCGGGGCTGGATTACGTATTCTTCACCGGCTCCGGATCGGAAGCGGCGGACACCTCGCTGAAAATGGCGCGCGCTTACTGGCGCGCCAAAGGCCAGGCGGGCAAAACCTGCTTTATCGGCCGGGAAAAGGGCTATCACGGCGTTAACTTCGGCGGCATCTCGGTCGGCGGCATCGCCGGCAACCGCAAAACGTTCGGCGCCGGCGCCGAGGCGGACCACCTGCCGCATACCCTGCTGGCCGGCAACGCCTTTTCGCGCGGCATGCCGCAACAGGGGGCGGAGCTGGCGGAAGAGCTCAACCGCATCATCGCGCTGCGCGACGCCTCAACGATCGCCGCGGTGATCGTCGAACCCTTCTCCGGCTCCGCCGGGGTGATCGTGCCGCCGGTCGGCTACCTGCAGCGCCTGCGCGAAATCTGTACCCAGCATGACATCCTGCTGATCTTCGACGAAGTGATCACCGCCTTCGGCCGCTGTGGCGCGATGACCGGCGCCGAGGCGTTCGGCGTCACGCCGGACATCATGAACATCGCCAAACAGGTGACCAACGGCGCGCAGCCGATGGGCGCAGTGGTGGTGCGGCCGGAGATCTACCAAACCTTCATGAACGGCGGCGAGCCGGACTACCAGCTCGAATTCCCGCACGGCTACACCTACTCCGCCCACCCGGTCAGCTGCGCGGTCGCGCTGGCGACGCTGGACATCCTGCAGCGCGAACAGATGGTGGAGCGCGTACAGGCGCTGGCGCCCTACTTCGAGCGCGCGGTGCACAGCCTGCAGGGAGCCAAACACGTCGCCGACATTCGCAACATCGGCCTGGCGGCCGGCATTACGCTGGCGGCGCGGCCGGGCGAACCGGCGCGGCGCCCCTTCGAGGCGGCGATGCGTTGCTGGGAAAGCGGATTTTACGTGCGCTACGGCGGCGACACCCTGCAGCTGGCGCCGCCGTTCATCAGCAGCGAAGCGCAGATCGATGCGCTGATCAACGCCGTGGGCGACGCCCTCAACGCCACCGAATAA
- a CDS encoding LysR family transcriptional regulator: protein MQVKKRALLGQLSDMDLRLLRVFKAVVDCGGMSAAELELNISLSTISKHIKDLEQRLGLTLCQRGREGFAVTDEGLLIYQETVNLLAATEAFRRGVDEVHQRLGGQLHVAIFDHTVSNPQAQIGRAIALFSERAPEVSLQMYVEPINTIERGVIDGQFQVGVIPMHRSAESLSYHSLFSERMFLYCGAQHELFSAPHETLNWDLLHNYAFAGLGYHSPNMELSLQQHLHRKATGFAQESIATLILSGKYVGFLPDHYAAFFVAQNLMRAIKPALFRYHCEYSSVLRRSPVPQRVVKLFHECLLAAHGTA, encoded by the coding sequence ATGCAAGTAAAAAAGCGCGCGCTGTTAGGGCAATTGTCGGATATGGATCTGCGTTTGCTGCGGGTATTCAAGGCCGTGGTCGACTGCGGCGGCATGAGCGCCGCCGAACTGGAGCTGAACATCAGCCTGTCGACCATCAGCAAACACATCAAGGATCTGGAGCAGCGGCTGGGCCTGACGCTGTGCCAGCGCGGGCGCGAGGGCTTTGCGGTCACCGACGAGGGGCTGCTTATCTACCAGGAAACCGTCAACCTGCTGGCGGCCACCGAGGCGTTCCGGCGCGGGGTGGACGAGGTACACCAGCGCCTGGGCGGGCAGCTGCACGTGGCGATATTCGACCATACGGTCAGCAATCCGCAGGCGCAGATCGGCCGAGCCATCGCGTTATTCAGCGAGCGCGCGCCGGAGGTTTCTTTGCAAATGTACGTGGAGCCGATTAATACCATTGAACGCGGCGTAATTGACGGGCAATTTCAGGTTGGCGTTATTCCCATGCACCGCAGCGCGGAAAGTTTATCTTATCATTCGTTATTCAGTGAGAGGATGTTCTTATATTGCGGCGCGCAGCATGAATTATTTTCCGCCCCCCATGAAACATTAAATTGGGATCTGCTGCACAATTATGCCTTCGCTGGATTAGGCTACCATTCGCCGAATATGGAACTGAGCCTGCAGCAACATTTGCATCGCAAGGCGACGGGGTTCGCGCAGGAGTCGATCGCCACGCTGATCCTCTCCGGCAAATACGTCGGCTTTTTGCCGGATCACTACGCGGCGTTTTTCGTGGCGCAGAACCTGATGCGGGCGATCAAACCGGCGCTGTTCCGCTATCACTGCGAATACTCCAGCGTGCTGCGCCGCTCGCCGGTGCCGCAGCGGGTGGTGAAGCTGTTCCATGAGTGCCTGCTGGCGGCCCACGGAACAGCGTGA
- a CDS encoding cupin domain-containing protein, with protein MKPLLLKQPLPELLEIGSVSNLGATVIAGTPNVGVASIFGEPTDNLNCGVFSCTRGSFVMEYPFAEHATVWEGSATLTNERTGESVQYQAGDSWFVEKGTPVRWDITSDRFVKHYLAIVEG; from the coding sequence ATGAAACCGTTACTGCTTAAACAACCGCTGCCGGAACTGCTGGAGATCGGCAGCGTCAGCAACCTGGGCGCCACGGTGATCGCCGGCACGCCAAACGTCGGCGTGGCCAGCATCTTCGGCGAACCGACCGACAACCTGAACTGCGGCGTGTTCAGCTGCACCCGCGGCAGCTTCGTGATGGAGTACCCGTTCGCCGAGCACGCCACGGTGTGGGAAGGCAGCGCGACCCTGACCAACGAACGCACCGGCGAATCGGTGCAGTATCAGGCCGGCGACTCCTGGTTCGTCGAGAAGGGCACCCCGGTGCGCTGGGACATCACCTCGGACCGCTTCGTCAAACACTACCTCGCCATCGTCGAGGGATGA
- a CDS encoding class II histone deacetylase: MKRTTGFLFDERCFWHSTGLHATTLPVGGWVQPPSGAGHAESPETKRRMKNLMDVSGLSRQLTLLSAEPATEEDLLRIHPAHYLQRFKQVSDSGGGLLGEEAPLGPGSYEIAKLSAGLACTAVEAVLQGELDNAYALSRPPGHHCLPDQSMGFCFLANIPIAIERAKARHGLGKVAVLDWDVHHGNGTQNIYWQRGDVLTLSLHQDGCFPAGYSGERDRGEGDGAGCNVNVPMLAGAGDDGYLHAMRRIIIPALEKFEPELIIVACGYDANALDPLARMQLHSDSFRAMTALVQDAADRLCGGKLVMVHEGGYAESYVPFCGLAVMEQLSGVRTEVQDPLLAFIQQQQPRDAFNRFQREALDELARQFGL, encoded by the coding sequence GTGAAAAGAACAACCGGTTTCTTGTTTGATGAACGCTGTTTCTGGCACAGCACCGGCCTGCACGCCACTACCCTGCCGGTCGGCGGCTGGGTGCAACCGCCTTCGGGCGCCGGCCACGCCGAGTCGCCGGAAACCAAACGGCGCATGAAGAACCTGATGGACGTATCCGGCCTGTCGCGCCAGCTCACCCTGCTGAGCGCCGAACCGGCGACGGAAGAAGACCTGCTGCGCATTCACCCCGCCCACTACCTGCAGCGTTTCAAACAGGTGAGCGACAGCGGCGGCGGCCTGCTGGGAGAGGAAGCGCCGCTGGGGCCGGGCAGCTATGAAATCGCCAAGCTCTCCGCCGGGCTGGCCTGCACGGCGGTGGAGGCGGTGCTGCAGGGCGAGCTGGATAACGCCTATGCGCTGTCGCGCCCGCCGGGCCACCACTGCCTGCCGGATCAATCGATGGGCTTCTGCTTCCTGGCCAATATTCCCATCGCCATCGAGCGCGCCAAGGCCCGCCATGGCCTCGGCAAGGTGGCGGTACTCGACTGGGACGTGCACCACGGCAACGGCACCCAGAACATCTATTGGCAACGCGGCGACGTGCTGACGCTGTCGCTGCATCAGGACGGCTGCTTCCCGGCGGGCTACTCCGGCGAACGGGATCGCGGCGAAGGCGACGGGGCGGGCTGCAACGTTAACGTGCCGATGCTGGCCGGCGCCGGCGACGACGGCTACCTGCACGCCATGCGGCGCATCATTATCCCGGCGCTGGAAAAATTCGAGCCGGAGCTGATCATCGTCGCCTGCGGTTACGATGCCAACGCCCTCGATCCGCTGGCGCGCATGCAGCTGCACAGCGACAGCTTCCGCGCCATGACCGCGCTGGTGCAGGACGCCGCCGACCGGCTGTGCGGCGGCAAGCTGGTGATGGTGCACGAAGGCGGCTATGCCGAATCCTACGTGCCGTTCTGCGGGCTGGCGGTGATGGAACAGCTGAGCGGCGTGCGCACTGAAGTGCAGGATCCGCTGCTGGCGTTTATCCAGCAACAGCAGCCGCGCGACGCCTTCAACCGCTTCCAGCGCGAAGCGCTCGACGAGCTGGCGCGCCAGTTCGGCCTGTAA
- a CDS encoding CoA-acylating methylmalonate-semialdehyde dehydrogenase, whose amino-acid sequence MTITHWINGEPAAGGERSQPVYDPATGQSAQEVQLADRATVERAIAAAEQAYPAWRDTPPLKRARIMMKLKDLLEQHADAICQLITAEHGKVLSDALGELQRGIENIEYAGYVPELLKGEHSKEAGPGIDSWSEFQPLGVVAGITPFNFPAMVPLWMWPMAVACGNTFVLKPSERVPSAALYIARLATEAGLPPGVLNVVNGDREAVETLLHDGRVKAISFVGSTPVAEHIYHTGCAQNKRVQALGGAKNHAVVLPDADIPGAVGALMGAAFGSCGQRCMAIPLVVAVGDGTAEALIAGLRQQMAAMRVGPGSDNRNDMGPLVTQQHYQKVKGYIDQGVAEGAELLVDGRELRVTGADGRPSQGYFLGPTLFDRVTPDMRIYQEEIFGPVLGVVRAVSLPEAMALIDAHEYGNGTCLFTRDGEAARYFSSRIQVGMVGINVALPVPVAYHSFGGWKRSLFGDLHAYGPDAVRFYTKRKTVTQRWPSSGDARRASFSFPSG is encoded by the coding sequence ATGACCATTACCCATTGGATCAACGGCGAGCCCGCCGCTGGCGGCGAACGCAGCCAGCCGGTTTACGACCCGGCCACCGGCCAATCGGCGCAGGAGGTGCAGCTGGCCGACCGCGCCACGGTGGAGCGCGCCATCGCCGCCGCCGAACAGGCCTATCCCGCCTGGCGCGACACCCCGCCGCTGAAGCGCGCGCGCATCATGATGAAGCTCAAGGATCTGCTGGAGCAGCACGCCGATGCCATCTGCCAACTGATCACCGCCGAGCACGGCAAGGTGCTCAGCGACGCCCTGGGCGAACTGCAGCGCGGCATCGAGAATATCGAATACGCCGGCTATGTGCCGGAACTGCTGAAGGGCGAACACAGTAAAGAGGCCGGCCCGGGCATCGACAGCTGGAGCGAGTTTCAGCCGCTGGGGGTGGTGGCGGGCATCACGCCGTTCAACTTCCCGGCGATGGTGCCGCTGTGGATGTGGCCGATGGCGGTCGCCTGCGGCAACACCTTCGTGCTGAAGCCTTCCGAGCGCGTGCCTTCTGCCGCGCTGTATATCGCGCGGCTGGCGACGGAGGCCGGGCTGCCGCCGGGGGTGCTCAACGTGGTCAACGGCGATCGCGAAGCGGTGGAGACGCTGCTGCATGACGGGCGCGTGAAGGCGATCAGTTTCGTCGGTTCGACGCCGGTGGCGGAGCACATCTATCACACCGGCTGCGCGCAGAACAAACGGGTGCAGGCGTTGGGCGGCGCCAAGAACCACGCGGTGGTGCTGCCGGACGCCGATATCCCTGGTGCGGTCGGCGCGCTGATGGGCGCGGCCTTCGGCTCCTGCGGCCAGCGCTGCATGGCCATCCCGCTGGTGGTGGCGGTGGGCGACGGCACCGCCGAAGCGCTGATCGCCGGGCTGCGGCAACAGATGGCCGCCATGCGCGTCGGCCCCGGCAGCGACAACCGCAACGACATGGGGCCGCTGGTGACCCAACAGCATTATCAGAAGGTGAAAGGCTATATCGATCAGGGCGTGGCCGAAGGCGCCGAGCTGCTGGTGGACGGCCGCGAACTGCGCGTGACCGGCGCGGACGGCCGCCCCAGCCAGGGCTATTTCCTCGGCCCGACGCTGTTCGATCGCGTGACGCCCGACATGCGCATTTATCAGGAGGAGATCTTCGGCCCGGTGCTCGGCGTGGTGCGCGCGGTGTCGCTGCCGGAGGCGATGGCCTTGATCGACGCCCACGAATACGGCAACGGCACCTGTCTGTTCACCCGCGACGGCGAGGCGGCGCGCTACTTCTCCAGCCGCATTCAGGTCGGCATGGTGGGGATCAACGTGGCGCTGCCAGTGCCGGTGGCCTACCACTCGTTCGGCGGCTGGAAGCGCTCGCTGTTCGGCGATCTTCACGCCTACGGCCCGGACGCCGTCAGGTTCTACACCAAACGCAAGACCGTGACCCAGCGCTGGCCGTCCTCCGGCGATGCCCGGCGCGCCAGCTTCAGCTTCCCATCGGGATAA
- a CDS encoding iron-containing alcohol dehydrogenase produces the protein MSVNHIIANRQTWFGHGSIRQLPPLLLADPQPTLLFSCRSFLNGPVYAGLRESLAPLFIGTEIVSHEASPQEIDAWVARWRGQARRVVAIGGGSVLDAAKAFSALVEHPLPTLRYMEKVGDSKISGATLPLIAIPTTAGTGSEVTQNAVITDTQVSKVKASLRHNNFVPHTAILDPQLLAGAPDKVLAYCAIDAFTHLFEAYLSKTAGAMTRDMSLSGIRHFLAAWPALNRSDAAREAIMQASYLGGLTLSAAGLGVIHGIAGEIGALRDYHHGQVCGRLLLPFLALLESSEQPQQRALMAELAARLYPHWQGSPESYLTDFITRHAIAPFWRDDLPISGQELAVALEKSNSKNSWIDYAPAQRQRMIEEAFRVE, from the coding sequence ATGTCCGTCAACCACATCATCGCCAACCGCCAGACCTGGTTCGGCCACGGCAGCATCCGGCAACTGCCGCCGCTGCTGCTTGCCGATCCGCAGCCAACGCTGCTGTTCAGCTGCCGATCTTTTCTCAACGGCCCGGTGTACGCCGGCCTGCGCGAATCGCTGGCGCCACTGTTCATCGGCACCGAGATCGTCAGCCACGAGGCGTCACCGCAGGAAATTGACGCCTGGGTGGCGCGCTGGCGCGGCCAGGCGCGGCGCGTGGTGGCCATCGGCGGCGGCAGCGTGCTGGACGCCGCCAAGGCGTTCTCCGCGCTGGTGGAGCATCCGCTGCCGACGCTGCGCTATATGGAAAAGGTGGGCGACAGCAAAATCAGCGGCGCCACCCTGCCGCTGATCGCCATTCCCACCACCGCCGGCACCGGCAGCGAGGTGACGCAGAACGCGGTGATCACCGACACCCAGGTCAGCAAAGTGAAGGCCTCGCTGCGCCACAATAACTTCGTGCCGCACACCGCCATTCTCGATCCGCAGCTGCTGGCGGGCGCGCCGGACAAGGTGCTGGCCTACTGCGCCATCGACGCCTTCACCCACCTGTTCGAGGCCTATCTGTCGAAAACCGCCGGCGCCATGACGCGCGACATGTCGCTGAGCGGCATCCGCCACTTCCTTGCGGCCTGGCCGGCGCTCAACCGCAGCGATGCGGCGCGCGAAGCGATTATGCAGGCTTCCTACCTCGGGGGGCTGACGCTGAGCGCCGCCGGGCTGGGGGTGATCCACGGCATCGCCGGCGAGATTGGCGCGCTGCGCGACTACCACCACGGCCAGGTCTGCGGCCGTCTGCTGCTGCCGTTCCTCGCCCTGTTGGAAAGCAGCGAACAGCCGCAGCAACGCGCGCTGATGGCCGAGCTGGCCGCGCGCCTGTATCCGCACTGGCAGGGCAGCCCGGAGAGCTACCTGACCGATTTCATCACCCGCCACGCCATCGCGCCGTTCTGGCGGGACGATTTGCCGATTTCCGGCCAGGAACTGGCGGTGGCGCTGGAGAAATCCAACAGCAAGAATTCCTGGATCGACTATGCGCCGGCGCAGCGGCAACGGATGATCGAAGAGGCGTTTCGCGTCGAATGA
- a CDS encoding helix-turn-helix transcriptional regulator, protein MDIQVERLSAVIDAVASPRFYPSLLNWLEGFFAFDNAIVYAFERGRPPRCLIKTERENSDAVNQIYQQGAYLQDPFYRALNDGGAGEVLTLRQLAPCGFYHSDYYRNFYRKTGWHDEAGVLLQLTPERGLGVFFGSARRTVAVRYPQRADLRSALTLVKSVARLHGEVVAAPAEADTGNDDGAQARYLLTPREREIVDLILAGCGSQQIADRLFISLGTVKNHRKNIYGKLNIGSQAELFSLLLTAPQRRSA, encoded by the coding sequence ATGGATATTCAGGTTGAACGCTTGTCTGCGGTGATCGATGCGGTGGCCAGCCCGCGCTTTTATCCCAGCCTGTTGAACTGGCTGGAAGGGTTTTTCGCCTTCGACAACGCCATCGTTTATGCCTTCGAACGCGGCCGGCCGCCGCGCTGCCTGATCAAAACCGAGCGGGAAAACAGCGATGCGGTCAACCAGATCTACCAACAGGGCGCCTATCTGCAGGATCCGTTTTACCGTGCGCTGAACGACGGCGGCGCAGGCGAGGTGCTCACGCTGCGCCAGCTGGCGCCCTGCGGGTTTTATCACAGCGACTATTACCGTAATTTTTATCGCAAGACCGGTTGGCACGACGAGGCTGGCGTGCTGCTGCAGCTGACGCCGGAGCGCGGGCTGGGAGTGTTCTTCGGCTCGGCGCGCCGCACGGTGGCGGTGCGCTACCCGCAGCGGGCGGATCTGCGCAGCGCGCTGACGCTGGTGAAAAGCGTGGCGCGGCTGCACGGCGAAGTGGTAGCGGCACCGGCCGAGGCCGACACGGGGAACGACGATGGCGCGCAGGCGCGCTATCTGCTGACGCCGCGCGAGCGCGAGATTGTCGATCTGATCCTCGCCGGCTGCGGTTCGCAGCAGATTGCCGACCGGCTGTTCATCAGCCTCGGCACGGTAAAAAATCACCGCAAGAACATCTACGGCAAGCTGAACATCGGCTCGCAGGCCGAACTGTTCAGCCTGCTGCTGACCGCCCCGCAGCGCCGCAGCGCGTGA
- a CDS encoding NAD(P)/FAD-dependent oxidoreductase encodes MNNEIESLTYYAATKKYDLRFPTLEEDLDVDVVIIGGGFSGINTALELAEKGITNIAILEGRYLGYGGTGRNGGQVMAGIGHDLEKIKRHVGPAGLETIFKISNLGAGIIRERIKKYDIDADFCFGYGYLGSNARQEKTLRGWLKEFRAVAPQEEIELYTGAEVKQVVGSDAYTCALKHMGGGHVHSLNLLLGEAKALSGYGVKIFENSSVLNVEYGSRITVRTAMGSVRANKMLWACNGFLNGMEPQIYRKTINTYAFQLATEPLSDDLIRQISPIRGAYSDIRPVIDYYRVTNENRLLFGSATRLIEYFPSDLKAWNRNLMLKVFPYLKDVKIDLAWGGPLCCSANLFPQIGTLPDRDNVFYVQGYSGFGVTPSHIVCKVLAEGMSEGSDRYDLMSSIPHVNIFGKDKLRRVMTTAGKVWHQTSGYWKGRR; translated from the coding sequence GTGAACAACGAAATCGAGTCCTTAACCTACTACGCGGCGACCAAAAAATACGATCTGCGCTTCCCGACGCTGGAAGAGGATCTGGACGTCGACGTGGTGATCATCGGCGGCGGCTTCTCCGGCATCAACACCGCGCTGGAGCTGGCGGAGAAGGGCATCACCAACATCGCCATTCTCGAAGGCCGCTATCTGGGTTACGGCGGCACCGGGCGCAACGGCGGCCAGGTGATGGCCGGCATCGGCCACGATCTGGAGAAGATCAAGCGCCACGTTGGCCCGGCCGGGCTGGAAACCATCTTCAAAATCAGCAACCTCGGCGCCGGCATCATCCGCGAACGCATCAAGAAATATGACATCGACGCCGACTTCTGCTTCGGCTACGGCTATCTCGGCAGCAATGCGCGCCAGGAGAAGACCCTGCGCGGCTGGCTGAAGGAGTTCAGGGCGGTAGCGCCGCAGGAGGAGATTGAGCTCTACACCGGGGCGGAGGTGAAGCAGGTGGTGGGCTCCGACGCCTACACCTGCGCGCTGAAACACATGGGCGGCGGCCACGTGCATTCGCTCAACCTGCTGCTGGGCGAGGCCAAGGCGCTGAGCGGCTACGGGGTGAAAATCTTCGAGAACAGCAGCGTGCTCAACGTGGAGTATGGGTCGCGCATCACGGTGCGCACCGCCATGGGCTCGGTGCGCGCCAACAAGATGCTGTGGGCCTGCAACGGCTTCCTCAACGGCATGGAGCCGCAGATTTATCGCAAGACCATCAATACCTACGCCTTCCAGCTGGCCACCGAGCCGCTGTCTGACGATCTGATCCGCCAGATCAGCCCGATCCGCGGCGCCTACAGCGACATCCGCCCGGTGATCGACTATTACCGGGTGACCAACGAAAACCGGCTGCTGTTCGGCAGCGCCACCCGCCTGATCGAATACTTCCCGTCGGATCTCAAGGCCTGGAACCGCAACCTGATGCTGAAAGTGTTCCCGTACCTGAAAGACGTGAAGATCGATCTGGCCTGGGGCGGCCCGCTGTGCTGCAGCGCCAACCTGTTCCCGCAGATCGGCACGCTGCCGGATCGCGACAACGTGTTTTACGTGCAGGGCTACTCCGGCTTCGGCGTGACGCCGAGCCACATCGTGTGCAAGGTGCTGGCGGAAGGCATGAGCGAAGGATCCGATCGCTACGATCTGATGAGCTCGATCCCGCACGTCAACATCTTCGGCAAGGACAAGCTGCGGCGGGTGATGACCACCGCCGGTAAGGTTTGGCACCAGACATCCGGCTACTGGAAAGGCCGCCGTTAA